A genomic window from Luteolibacter sp. LG18 includes:
- the gnpA gene encoding 1,3-beta-galactosyl-N-acetylhexosamine phosphorylase: MIQPFIPDIPATGRFTLPTEAGQDDLVLELATRWGADTIRDSDGTELSPSLTALGFDIFSTVCLTRADQEFVRAHPEFLIRKFLRSDPATAVSDTLVLVPMAGFDARKYRIDTLNDPATWWEVHDRTTGEKVPGPQWSFDPAAGTVTLRDITPWHQYTVNFLVQQIWDSTSMHNHLTNGWTCDPIMSVDPWHPACYDHLMRWFDRWLEEHPATTVVRLTTLCYHFPIDSGADGKTRYFDGQGYADTVSIPALLDFEAKHGYRPTSEDFVDAGYYRNTHRVPTVRQRQWMDHIHAFIVRFGRDLTDRIHRAGKKAAIFWGDHWIGMEPYLPGFQEMGIDIHINACEGGVVARRCAEAPGPQVKELRFYPYLFPDTFNDHGGQPLRDSQLFWANVRRGLLRGLVDRIGYGGYLSLAARFPAFVDHVADIAREFRTLLEVTGGTRSWRIPVKVAILNAWGACRSWIPMEGRDQKFAVPYSDNMFLLARSYLLECLAGLPVDVAFLSFDDVLAHGIPGDVDVVINDGDTGTAQSGGDHWLQPAIVAAIRRFVHQGGGFIGVREPSACLANGRVFQLADVLGVDQETGQSPGQRPVAEWSADPGHFILGGEPLELDFGTAQSHVAPVLHDTQVLATGPGGHVLASARDCGQGRAVYFAGLPATLDNYRLLLRALVWAAHKEDALERWHSTHPHTDCAWYPETRRLVIVNNSPSPLTTTVLDGGGRGTSVELAPFGSVWFST, encoded by the coding sequence ATGATCCAGCCTTTCATCCCCGACATCCCCGCCACCGGTCGCTTCACCCTGCCGACGGAAGCGGGCCAGGACGACCTGGTGCTCGAGCTCGCCACCCGCTGGGGCGCGGACACCATCCGCGATTCCGACGGCACCGAGCTGTCCCCGTCCCTCACCGCACTGGGCTTCGACATTTTCTCGACCGTCTGCCTCACCCGCGCCGATCAGGAGTTCGTCCGCGCTCACCCGGAGTTCCTGATCCGGAAGTTCCTCCGCTCCGATCCCGCCACCGCGGTTTCGGACACGCTGGTGCTGGTGCCGATGGCGGGATTCGACGCGCGCAAGTACCGGATCGACACCCTCAACGATCCCGCCACCTGGTGGGAGGTGCACGACCGCACCACCGGCGAAAAGGTCCCCGGCCCGCAGTGGTCGTTCGATCCCGCCGCCGGAACGGTGACGCTCCGGGACATCACGCCCTGGCACCAGTACACGGTGAACTTCCTGGTCCAGCAGATCTGGGATTCGACCTCGATGCACAACCATCTGACCAACGGCTGGACGTGCGATCCGATCATGAGCGTCGATCCGTGGCACCCCGCCTGTTACGATCACCTGATGCGGTGGTTCGACCGCTGGCTGGAGGAGCACCCGGCCACCACCGTGGTCCGCCTCACCACGCTGTGCTACCATTTCCCGATCGACAGCGGGGCCGATGGCAAGACCCGCTACTTCGATGGCCAGGGCTACGCCGACACCGTCAGCATTCCCGCCCTGCTCGATTTCGAGGCGAAGCACGGCTACCGCCCCACCAGCGAGGACTTCGTCGACGCGGGCTACTACCGGAACACCCACCGGGTGCCCACCGTCCGCCAGCGCCAGTGGATGGACCACATCCACGCGTTCATCGTCCGCTTCGGCCGCGATCTCACCGACCGCATCCACCGCGCGGGCAAGAAGGCCGCCATCTTCTGGGGAGACCACTGGATCGGCATGGAACCCTACCTGCCGGGCTTCCAGGAGATGGGCATCGACATCCACATCAACGCCTGCGAGGGCGGTGTGGTCGCCCGCCGGTGCGCGGAGGCCCCCGGCCCGCAGGTGAAGGAACTACGGTTCTACCCGTACCTGTTCCCGGACACCTTCAACGACCACGGCGGGCAACCGCTGCGGGATTCGCAACTGTTCTGGGCGAACGTCCGCCGCGGGCTGCTGCGCGGGCTGGTGGACCGGATCGGCTACGGCGGTTACCTCAGCCTCGCGGCCCGTTTCCCGGCCTTCGTCGACCACGTCGCGGACATCGCCCGGGAATTCCGCACCCTGCTGGAGGTCACCGGCGGCACGCGGTCGTGGCGGATTCCCGTGAAGGTCGCCATCCTCAATGCCTGGGGCGCGTGCCGGTCCTGGATTCCCATGGAGGGCCGCGACCAGAAATTCGCCGTCCCCTACAGCGACAACATGTTCCTGCTGGCCCGCAGTTACCTGCTGGAATGCCTGGCCGGACTGCCGGTGGACGTCGCCTTCCTGTCGTTCGACGATGTGCTCGCGCACGGCATTCCGGGCGACGTGGACGTCGTGATCAACGACGGCGACACCGGCACCGCGCAGTCCGGTGGCGACCACTGGTTGCAGCCCGCCATCGTCGCGGCGATCCGCCGTTTCGTCCACCAGGGCGGCGGCTTCATCGGCGTGCGCGAACCCTCCGCCTGCCTGGCGAACGGACGCGTGTTCCAGCTCGCGGACGTGCTCGGCGTCGATCAGGAAACCGGCCAGTCCCCGGGCCAGCGGCCCGTCGCCGAATGGAGCGCGGACCCCGGTCACTTCATCCTTGGCGGCGAACCGCTGGAGCTGGACTTCGGCACCGCCCAAAGCCACGTCGCGCCCGTGCTCCACGATACCCAGGTGCTCGCCACCGGCCCCGGCGGCCATGTCCTCGCCTCCGCCCGCGATTGCGGCCAGGGCCGCGCCGTCTATTTCGCCGGTCTCCCCGCCACCTTGGACAACTACCGCCTGCTGCTGCGCGCGCTGGTGTGGGCCGCCCACAAGGAGGATGCGCTCGAGCGCTGGCATTCCACCCACCCGCACACCGATTGCGCGTGGTATCCGGAAACCCGGCGGCTGGTGATCGTGAACAACTCCCCCTCCCCGCTCACCACCACCGTGCTGGACGGCGGCGGTCGTGGCACCTCGGTCGAGCTCGCTCCCTTCGGCAGCGTCTGGTTCTCGACCTGA
- a CDS encoding LamG domain-containing protein, with protein MKSVCSLAALLACVQAATAEVQPLAHYNLQGQGGIRDTAAPPTLAGQIKDAPILTRQGSPKIMSDSPEPRRQVSDSSLNFEADDQCYNAPKNLASGDRFVIEVWAHATKENDGGWHTVLANGDGGSGFLIAQNGDQWKVLVGGTGDTTLGKVTAGKWTHLAIVRDGGQCSGWVDGVKVCQLPNVGGGKPNFSLGATAPGKEPFKGWISEARVSSFEPGKFAPTDLLLDEGKMKVLQAAEIAKQTQFVSDLVKTPGLQSVPAFIEKPTGTDWLISPPDQPSSLQIRPAQDGRSAQVLLTNGIVNRTFLIADGSLGCIGMRRVDRDIEFIRAVKPEARICLDGNWIEIGGLTGAPDQAFLSPSWLPMLHAKPGSFRLTGIETGACVKPYEWRPKCNAPENIAWPAKGRRITFQFTAPEESPYKGAGVAVSYEIYDGIPVMMKTFRFINRTGRDVVVTRFEGEHLAVQPTNSAMLHVESDYSFALANSRASGSALGIHTGGTKADFEEYYHGGGTTRFLRDPQWGSMATLNQAEDGVLDDPENALLLSLPPTGPDWLVKPGESFDAFRTFEILNDSTDRERKLLALRRFYRKLAPQTNEKMFEVHAPVTRDMKILGPLMDQMAEIGFEQLQAPEHPGGFNYADTSEGNVQSMKAICDYAKTKGIRVGAYQLLMASHGWGSKEDNYNCIDPVSKQPGSMFGQSACGASAWADMYYDNMWKTIEATGMGAFKPDGPYHGDPCAATDHPHHRGLADSQWAQWSWMCKVLHEGQRRNLYLTVPDWYFLNGQACTGMGYREATDNIDIALQTVIYRQYIFDATWQKTAQMGWVNLNTGVLPGGMEKSLDKYERTFFVMLSSGAQVWVRGHRLYDGPQSRAMLLKWMAWYQRHREVILGDIIHLRRPDGRDLDYTLHVNPGGKEKGMLIVFNPLDQPVKKEISVPLYYTGLSDTASIRHEDGDARTVPLDRDCNLKVTVELPPNGYTWHVIE; from the coding sequence ATGAAGTCCGTTTGTTCCCTCGCGGCGCTGCTCGCTTGCGTCCAGGCCGCCACCGCCGAAGTCCAGCCACTCGCCCACTACAATCTCCAAGGCCAGGGCGGCATCCGCGATACCGCCGCTCCGCCCACCTTGGCAGGCCAAATCAAGGACGCCCCGATCCTGACCCGACAGGGATCTCCGAAGATCATGTCGGACAGCCCGGAGCCCCGGCGCCAGGTGTCCGATTCCTCGCTCAACTTCGAGGCGGACGACCAATGCTACAACGCCCCGAAAAACCTCGCCTCCGGCGACCGCTTCGTCATCGAGGTCTGGGCCCACGCCACGAAGGAAAATGACGGCGGCTGGCATACCGTCCTCGCCAATGGCGATGGCGGCAGCGGCTTCCTCATCGCCCAGAACGGCGACCAGTGGAAGGTCCTCGTCGGAGGCACCGGCGACACCACGCTTGGCAAAGTCACCGCCGGGAAATGGACCCACCTCGCCATCGTGCGGGATGGCGGGCAATGCAGCGGCTGGGTCGATGGCGTGAAGGTCTGCCAGCTCCCCAACGTCGGCGGCGGCAAGCCGAACTTCTCCCTGGGTGCCACCGCACCGGGGAAAGAGCCGTTCAAGGGCTGGATCTCCGAGGCGCGGGTCTCCTCCTTCGAGCCGGGCAAGTTCGCCCCCACCGACCTACTCCTCGATGAAGGGAAAATGAAAGTTCTCCAGGCGGCCGAGATCGCGAAACAAACCCAATTCGTGAGCGATCTCGTCAAAACGCCCGGACTCCAATCGGTGCCGGCATTCATCGAAAAGCCCACCGGCACCGATTGGTTGATCTCGCCCCCGGACCAGCCGTCCTCGCTCCAGATCCGTCCCGCCCAGGACGGGCGCAGCGCGCAGGTGCTCCTCACCAATGGCATCGTCAACCGCACCTTCCTGATCGCGGATGGCAGTCTCGGCTGCATCGGCATGCGCCGCGTCGACCGGGACATCGAGTTCATCCGCGCCGTCAAACCCGAGGCCCGCATTTGCCTCGATGGCAACTGGATCGAGATCGGCGGCCTCACCGGCGCGCCCGACCAGGCGTTCCTCAGCCCGTCGTGGCTGCCGATGCTCCATGCCAAGCCGGGCAGCTTCCGGCTCACCGGCATCGAAACCGGCGCGTGCGTGAAGCCCTACGAGTGGCGACCAAAATGCAATGCCCCGGAAAACATCGCGTGGCCCGCGAAGGGCCGCCGCATCACCTTCCAGTTCACCGCCCCGGAGGAAAGCCCCTACAAGGGCGCGGGCGTCGCCGTCAGCTACGAGATCTACGACGGCATTCCGGTGATGATGAAAACGTTCCGCTTCATCAACCGCACCGGGCGGGATGTCGTGGTCACCCGCTTCGAAGGCGAGCACCTCGCCGTCCAGCCCACGAACTCGGCGATGCTGCACGTGGAGAGCGACTACTCGTTCGCCCTGGCCAATTCCCGTGCCAGCGGCAGCGCCCTCGGCATCCATACCGGCGGCACCAAGGCCGACTTCGAAGAATATTATCACGGCGGTGGCACCACCCGCTTCCTCCGTGATCCGCAGTGGGGATCGATGGCCACGCTCAACCAGGCCGAGGATGGGGTGCTGGACGATCCGGAGAACGCCCTGCTCCTCAGCCTGCCCCCCACCGGACCGGACTGGCTGGTGAAGCCGGGCGAATCGTTCGATGCCTTCCGCACCTTCGAGATCCTGAATGACTCCACCGACCGCGAACGCAAGCTGCTCGCCCTGCGCCGCTTTTACCGGAAGCTCGCGCCACAGACGAACGAGAAGATGTTCGAGGTCCACGCGCCGGTCACGCGTGACATGAAGATCCTCGGCCCGCTCATGGACCAGATGGCCGAGATCGGCTTCGAGCAACTCCAGGCCCCCGAGCACCCCGGCGGCTTCAACTACGCGGACACCTCCGAAGGCAACGTCCAGTCGATGAAGGCCATCTGCGACTACGCGAAGACCAAGGGCATCCGCGTGGGTGCCTACCAGCTCCTGATGGCCTCCCACGGCTGGGGATCGAAGGAGGACAACTACAACTGCATCGATCCGGTCAGCAAGCAGCCCGGCAGCATGTTCGGCCAGAGCGCCTGCGGTGCCAGCGCGTGGGCGGACATGTACTACGACAACATGTGGAAGACCATCGAGGCCACCGGCATGGGCGCCTTCAAGCCGGACGGCCCCTACCACGGCGACCCCTGCGCCGCCACCGACCATCCGCACCACCGCGGACTTGCCGACTCCCAGTGGGCCCAGTGGTCGTGGATGTGCAAGGTGCTGCACGAAGGCCAGCGCCGGAACCTCTACCTCACCGTGCCGGACTGGTACTTCCTCAATGGCCAGGCCTGCACCGGCATGGGCTACCGCGAGGCCACCGACAACATCGACATCGCCCTCCAGACCGTCATCTACCGCCAGTACATCTTCGACGCCACCTGGCAGAAAACCGCGCAGATGGGCTGGGTGAACCTGAACACCGGCGTGCTGCCGGGCGGCATGGAGAAGAGCCTCGACAAGTATGAGCGGACCTTCTTCGTGATGCTCTCCTCCGGCGCCCAGGTGTGGGTGCGCGGGCACAGGCTCTACGACGGCCCGCAAAGCCGCGCGATGCTGCTGAAATGGATGGCCTGGTACCAGCGCCACCGCGAGGTCATCCTCGGCGACATCATCCATCTCCGCCGTCCCGACGGCCGCGACCTCGACTACACGCTGCACGTCAATCCCGGCGGCAAGGAGAAGGGCATGCTGATCGTGTTCAACCCGCTCGACCAGCCGGTGAAAAAGGAGATCAGCGTCCCCCTCTACTACACCGGCCTGAGCGACACCGCCTCGATCCGCCATGAGGACGGTGACGCGCGCACCGTCCCGCTCGACCGGGACTGCAACCTCAAGGTCACCGTCGAGCTCCCGCCGAACGGCTACACCTGGCACGTGATCGAATGA
- a CDS encoding Gfo/Idh/MocA family oxidoreductase — MAPPLRLCFIGCGARAKAYAEAAARHPSALSTAAVADPVASQRADVLALVPDQAVMEFNTGEELLAAGKLGDVAVITTQDRFHYRQAKLALHAGYDLLLEKPAACTAVEVHELVELANSLGRRIVLCFVLRHTPFYRKVKEVIDSGALGKLVSIQATEGVEPWHFTHSFVRGHWSRSTDSTPMIVAKCSHDTDILSWLVDSEWVEVSSFAGNQWFRPENAPAGATARCTDPCPHANGGCAYAAQRYLTDKKQPWLPQVMSGWASASDTDILEWLRQGNWGRCVYHCDQDTPDHQVVSLRFASGVTAQLLMTAFDQGRRIRIHGTEAVLQGSMHADGIEHRLELRHHDGRVEEIEVEDPGGNGYVGHGGGDDALIATLHEQFTAPGPYDNHHFMAGHLIAFAADTAARTGLAIYLSHPTPH, encoded by the coding sequence GTGGCACCACCCCTGCGCCTGTGCTTCATCGGCTGCGGGGCCCGGGCAAAGGCATATGCCGAGGCCGCCGCGCGCCACCCATCCGCCCTATCCACCGCCGCCGTGGCCGACCCGGTGGCCAGCCAGCGCGCGGACGTCCTGGCACTGGTCCCGGACCAAGCGGTGATGGAATTCAATACCGGTGAGGAACTCCTCGCCGCGGGCAAGCTCGGGGACGTGGCCGTGATCACCACCCAGGACCGTTTCCACTACCGCCAGGCGAAGCTCGCCCTGCACGCCGGATACGATCTGCTCCTCGAAAAACCCGCCGCCTGCACCGCCGTGGAAGTGCACGAGCTGGTGGAGCTCGCCAACTCGCTCGGCCGTCGCATCGTGCTGTGCTTCGTGCTCCGCCACACCCCCTTCTACCGGAAGGTGAAGGAGGTGATCGACAGCGGCGCGCTCGGAAAGCTGGTGAGCATCCAGGCCACCGAAGGCGTGGAGCCATGGCACTTCACCCACTCCTTCGTGCGCGGCCATTGGTCACGCAGCACCGATTCCACGCCGATGATCGTGGCGAAGTGCAGCCACGACACCGACATCCTGTCCTGGCTGGTGGATTCGGAATGGGTGGAGGTCTCCAGCTTCGCGGGCAACCAGTGGTTCCGCCCGGAAAATGCCCCGGCCGGAGCCACCGCCCGCTGCACCGATCCGTGCCCCCATGCCAACGGGGGCTGCGCCTACGCGGCCCAACGCTACCTCACCGACAAGAAGCAACCGTGGCTGCCACAGGTGATGTCGGGCTGGGCGTCCGCCAGCGACACGGACATCCTGGAGTGGCTGCGCCAGGGAAACTGGGGACGCTGCGTTTACCACTGCGATCAGGACACGCCGGACCATCAGGTCGTATCGCTGCGTTTCGCCTCCGGTGTCACCGCGCAACTGTTGATGACCGCCTTCGACCAGGGCCGCCGCATCCGCATCCACGGCACCGAGGCCGTCCTCCAGGGATCCATGCACGCCGATGGCATCGAACACCGTCTCGAACTCCGCCACCACGACGGCCGCGTGGAAGAGATCGAGGTGGAAGATCCAGGCGGAAACGGCTATGTGGGGCACGGTGGGGGTGATGACGCGCTGATCGCCACCCTGCATGAACAATTCACCGCTCCCGGCCCGTACGACAACCATCACTTCATGGCCGGCCACCTCATCGCCTTCGCCGCGGACACCGCGGCCCGGACCGGCTTGGCGATCTATCTTTCCCATCCCACGCCCCATTGA
- a CDS encoding AraC family transcriptional regulator: MQGTSLNAGYGQPSCTVIPVTKTRAFTARSYCEPSYRFLWHYHPEWEITFNRSGRGTRHVGTSVEKFGAGDLAMLPGNVPHTWFSSKNQTEETRCTVIHFLPQVWGEAFWTLPEVQAFHDLCQSAKRGVRFSGKGVEEVGRMMEALAENDAPSLETFADLLRIFSKLAGLTVHSLHAVDEGKSAWQNPRLDDLLAWIESRMAEPITQQEAAERVRMSPAAFSRWFKMHMGCVFNRYLNEIRVAKVCSQIAHGRLSITEAAFQAGYNNLSNFNRRFLEVTGLTPKAFRTQIQGQPVIERIRSL, encoded by the coding sequence ATGCAAGGAACGAGTCTGAACGCTGGCTATGGACAGCCGAGCTGCACGGTGATCCCCGTCACCAAAACGCGGGCGTTCACAGCGCGCAGCTATTGCGAGCCCAGCTATCGGTTCCTGTGGCACTACCACCCGGAGTGGGAGATCACGTTCAACCGCAGCGGGCGCGGCACCCGGCATGTGGGGACCTCGGTGGAGAAATTCGGAGCGGGTGACCTGGCGATGTTGCCGGGGAATGTCCCGCACACCTGGTTCTCGAGCAAGAACCAGACCGAGGAGACGCGCTGCACGGTGATCCACTTCCTCCCGCAGGTGTGGGGCGAGGCTTTTTGGACGCTGCCGGAGGTGCAGGCGTTCCATGACCTGTGCCAAAGCGCGAAGCGCGGCGTGCGCTTCTCCGGCAAGGGCGTCGAGGAGGTGGGACGCATGATGGAGGCGCTGGCGGAGAACGATGCTCCCAGCCTGGAGACCTTCGCCGACCTGCTGCGGATTTTCTCGAAGCTCGCGGGCCTCACCGTCCATTCGCTGCATGCGGTCGACGAGGGGAAGTCGGCGTGGCAGAACCCGCGCCTCGACGACCTGCTCGCATGGATCGAAAGCCGCATGGCCGAGCCCATCACCCAGCAGGAGGCGGCGGAACGCGTGAGGATGTCGCCCGCGGCATTCAGCCGGTGGTTCAAGATGCACATGGGCTGTGTCTTCAACCGGTATCTGAACGAGATCCGGGTGGCCAAGGTGTGCTCCCAGATCGCCCACGGCCGCCTTTCGATCACCGAGGCGGCGTTCCAGGCCGGCTACAACAACCTCTCCAACTTCAACCGGCGTTTCCTGGAGGTCACGGGGCTGACCCCGAAGGCCTTCCGCACCCAGATCCAGGGCCAGCCGGTCATCGAGAGGATCCGCAGTCTCTGA